Proteins encoded in a region of the Elaeis guineensis isolate ETL-2024a chromosome 7, EG11, whole genome shotgun sequence genome:
- the LOC105060115 gene encoding probable glycosyltransferase STELLO1: MLVQTRSHPKPPDPSTNHHNGEHRRFAPHPAKNLDFSTWFSDNLYKILAVFLLLATVAALFFLRSAGDTAALLCFEKTRAAAAAAASASSRIAYPQISWNSIPPIPTLGPFAAFRSDRWIVVSVSSPPSDALRALARVKGWQLLAVGNSHTPADWSLKGAVFLSLEQQAQLGFRTVDFLPYNSHLRKSVGYLFAIQHGAKLIFDADDRAEVVGADLGKHFDLDLAGEAHATKHPVLLQYSHADPNRMVVNPYVHFGQRSVWPRGLPLENVGEVGHEEFYTEVFSGRQFIQQGLSNGLPDVDSVFYFTRKSLNLEAFDIRFDEEAPKVALPQGMMVPVNSFNTLFHTQAFWGLMLPVSVSSMASDVLRGYWAQRILWEIGGYVAIYPPTIHRVDRAQAYPFSEEKDLHVNVGRLIKFLVRWRSKKQTLFERILHLSYAMAEEGFWMEKDVKFTAAWLQDLLAVGYQQPRLMSLELDRPRATIGHGDRREFIPRKLPSVHLGVEESGTVSYEIGNIIRWRKNFGNVVLIMYCSAPVDRTALEWRLLYGRIFKTVIILSEHNNTDLAVEKGQLEQAYKYLPKVFDQYKGAEGFLFVQDNMILNYWNLLQADKTKLWITNKVPHSWVSIALDGNGDQWFKDQGEMVKKVVSNFPVHFQVSYKESMSEERLIICSSEIFYVPQRFGGDFIDLVGLVGDLAIHHKIAVPMFFLAMDSPRNFDSDVLAKMVYKPNLSSNESFFSYYTAQAPAVYPLEVHTESDFIKLIRIMAAGDPLLMELV; the protein is encoded by the exons ATGCTGGTCCAAACCCGTTCTCACCCCAAACCCCCAGATCCCTCCACCAACCACCACAACGGCGAGCATCGCCGTTTCGCCCCCCATCCCGCCAAGAATCTTGACTTCTCCACCTGGTTCTCAGATAATCTCTACAAGATCCTGGCCGTTTTCCTCCTCCTCGCCACTGTCGCCGCCCTCTTCTTCCTCCGGAGCGCCGGCGACACCGCCGCCCTCCTCTGCTTCGAAAAGACccgcgccgccgccgccgccgccgcctccgCCTCCTCCCGCATCGCCTACCCCCAGATCTCCTGGAACTCCATCCCTCCCATCCCCACCCTTGGCCCCTTCGCCGCCTTCCGCTCCGACCGCTGGATCGTCGTCTCCGTCTCCTCCCCTCCCTCCGACGCCCTTCGCGCCCTCGCACGCGTCAAGGGCTGGCAGCTCCTTGCCGTCGGTAACTCCCACACCCCCGCCGATTGGTCCCTCAAGGGCGCCGTCTTCCTCTCCCTCGAGCAGCAGGCACAGCTTGGCTTCCGCACCGTCGATTTCCTCCCGTACAATTCCCATCTCCGCAAGTCCGTTGGGTATCTCTTCGCCATCCAGCACGGCGCCAAGCTCATCTTCgacgccgacgaccgcgccgaggTCGTCGGCGCCGACCTCGGCAAGCATTTCGACCTCGATCTCGCCGGCGAGGCCCATGCGACCAAGCACCCGGTCCTCCTCCAGTACAGCCATGCCGACCCCAACAGGATGGTGGTCAATCCGTACGTGCACTTTGGGCAGCGCTCGGTGTGGCCGAGGGGGCTGCCGCTGGAGAACGTCGGCGAGGTCGGGCATGAGGAGTTCTACACCGAGGTGTTCAGCGGCCGGCAGTTCATCCAGCAGGGGCTCTCCAATGGCCTGCCGGATGTGGACTCGGTGTTCTACTTCACTCGCAAGTCGTTGAATTTGGAGGCATTCGACATCCGGTTTGATGAGGAGGCTCCCAAGGTTGCGCTGCCGCAGGGCATGATGGTGCCCGTCAACTCCTTCAACACCTTGTTCCACACGCAGGCATTCTGGGGACTGATGCTGCCGGTGTCGGTGAGCTCGATGGCTTCGGATGTGCTGAGAGGATACTGGGCGCAGCGGATCCTGTGGGAGATTGGGGGTTATGTGGCAATTTATCCTCCGACCATCCACCGGGTGGACAGGGCGCAGGCATACCCTTTTTCAGAAGAAAAGGACCTCCATGTGAATGTCGGCCGCCTTATCAAGTTCTTGGTTCGATGGAGATCGAAGAAGCAGACACTTTTTGAGAGGATCCTGCATCTGAGTTATGCGATGGCTGAGGAGGGATTCTGGATGGAGAAGGATGTGAAGTTCACCGCCGCTTGGCTGCAGGACTTGCTTGCTGTTGGATACCAGCAGCCGAGGTTGATGTCGTTGGAATTGGACCGGCCGAGAGCGACTATTGGGCATGGAGATAGGAGGGAGTTCATCCCCAGGAAGCTACCATCTGTGCATCTTGGTGTGGAGGAATCTGGGACTGTGAGCTATGAGATCGGGAACATTATACGGTGGAGGAAGAACTTTGGGAATGTTGTGCTTATTATGTACTGCAGTGCACCTGTGGACCGCACGGCCCTGGAATGGAGGCTGCTCTATGGTCGGATATTTAAAACTGTGATCATTCTATCAGAACATAACAATACTGATCTAGCTGTGGAGAAAGGCCAGTTAGAGCAAGCATACAA GTACTTGCCAAAGGTGTTTGACCAATATAAGGGAGCAGAAGGATTTCTATTTGTTCAGGATAATATGATTCTTAATTATTGGAATCTCCTGCAAGCGGACAAGACAAAGCTGTGGATAACCAACAAG GTCCCTCATTCTTGGGTTTCTATTGCCCTTGATGGCAATGGTGATCAATGGTTTAAAGATCAAGGAGAAATGGTGAAGAAGGTCGTCAGCAATTTTCCTGTACATTTCCAGGTCAGTTACAAAGAAAGCATGAGCGAAGAGAGGCTCATCATCTGCAGCAGTGAGATATTCTATGTTCCTCAAAGATTTGGGGGTGATTTCATCGATCTTGTGGGACTTGTTGGAGATTTAGCTATTCATCACAAGATTGCGGTGCCAATGTTTTTCCTGGCAATGGATTCTCCACGAAATTTCGACTCTGATGTTCTTGCCAAAATGGTTTATAAGCCGAACCTGTCATCTAATGAGTCATTCTTCAGTTATTATACAGCTCAAGCACCTGCTGTCTATCCGTTGGAGGTGCACACTGAGTCTGATTTCATAAAGCTAATACGAATCATGGCTGCAGGAGATCCTCTGCTGATGGAGCTGGTATGA